A genomic region of Pseudomonas frederiksbergensis contains the following coding sequences:
- a CDS encoding TIGR02647 family protein, with product MSLTPELVAELEILALFNLDSSQEGLKIHQTAAPKAIAAAQRLFDKELITQPDGGYLTSLGRDAAQNVQTVLTILSVEETA from the coding sequence ATGTCGCTTACCCCTGAGCTGGTTGCCGAACTGGAAATCCTTGCACTCTTCAACCTGGACAGTTCCCAGGAGGGTTTGAAAATCCATCAGACCGCTGCCCCGAAAGCCATTGCTGCCGCACAACGCCTGTTCGACAAAGAGTTGATCACCCAGCCCGATGGCGGTTATCTGACCAGCCTGGGACGTGACGCCGCACAGAATGTTCAGACCGTTCTGACCATTTTGTCTGTCGAAGAAACCGCATAA